The genomic interval ATCGGCTTCGCCGAGCCGGTCGCCGAGCTCTCCGACGGGCTCAAGGCCCAGCACGACCTGCTCATGGCGAACTTCTTCGCCCAGACCCAGGCACTGGCCTTCGGCAAGACGCCGGACGAGGTACGGGCGGAGGGGGTGGCCGAGGACCTGGTCCCGCACAAGACGTTCCGGGGCAACCACCCGACGACCACGATCCTCGCGAAGGCACTCACCCCGTCCGTCCTCGGCCAGCTCATCGCCCTCTACGAGCACAAGGTGTTCGTCCAGGGTGCCGTCTGGAACATCGACTCCTTCGACCAGTGGGGCGTCGAGCTCGGCAAGGTCCTCGCCAAGCGCGTCGAACCGGCGCTCACCGAGGGCGCCGAGGTACCGGGCCTGGACGCCTCGACCAAGGCGCTGGTGGCGACGTACCGGGAGCTGCGCGGGCGGCAGTAGGAGACCCTCTGCGGGAACTCCTGTGCGTTCTCTGTGCCCGTGCCCTAGGGTCGCGCTGAACCTGGGGAGACGAGAGGTACGGATGAAGCATGGGGGACGGGTCGCCGTGGCACTCACGGCGACCCTGGTGGGGGCGGTGCTCGCGGGATGCGGGCAGCGGGGCACGCCTCCCGAAGACGCTTACAGCGGTCTGGAGAGCGTTCCGGAGAAGCTCGACCCGGACGGTACGACGATCACCGTCGGGAACCCGCACGCCCCGGTGACGGTGCACCTCTACGAGGACCCGCGGTGCCCGGTCTGCGAGGAGTTCGAATCCACCGGAGCGGGCCCGGAACTGCAGGAGGCGACCGTGCGGGGCGAGGCGAGGACCGAGTACACCATGGCGTCCTTCCTGGACGCCAGGCTCGGTGGCAGCGGCTCGAAGAAGGCGGTCAACGCCCTGCGGGCGGCGCTGGCGCAGGGCAGGTTCGCGGAGTACCACCAGGTGCTCTACCGCCACCAGCCCGAGGAGGCAGAAGACGGCTTCACCGACGCCCGTCTGCTCGAACTGGCCGAGCAGGTCGAGGGGTTGCGGGGGCCGGCCTTCGACTCAGCGGTGAAGGACATGAAGTACCGGGCCTTCGTGACGGCGTCCGAGAAGGCCTACGAGAGTGCCGGTGGCAGCGAGGAACCCGGGGGCCCGGGCACACCGACCGCGGTGATCAACTACGTACGCATCCCGGCCGACTACAACGGCCTGCTCTTCGACGCGCCGCTGTTCTCGAACCTGCTCCGGCAGATTCGCAAGGCGCCGGGGGAGTGGGGAGCGTACGACTTCCCGGAGGTCACAGGGACGCCGGGCCTCTCCTGAGAGAGACCCGGCGTCGACTGCCGTGCACAGGACCGGCGTTACGACGAAGCCGGCGGATACAGCGACCGCGGCAGCTGGGAGGCGGCCGCCGAGTCCAGCAGCCACAGGGTGCGGGCCCGGCCACGGGCCCCGGCCGCCGGGGCCTGGATCTCGCCCGCTCCGGACAGGGCGATCGCCGCGGCCTGTGCCTTGTCCTCACCGGCCGCGAGGAGCCAGACCTCGCGGGCCGCGCGGATCGCGGGCAGGGTCAACGACACCCGGGTGGGCGGGGGCTTCGGGGCCCCGTGCACACCGACGACCGTGCGCTCGGTCTCCCGTACCGCGGGGAGCTCCGGGAACAGGGACGCCACGTGGGTGTCCGGGCCGACGCCCAGCATCAGGACGTCGAAGGTCGGGACCGCGCCGTGGTTCTCGGGCCCGGCCGCACGGGCCAGCTCCTCGGCGTAGGCCGCCGCCGCGGCCTCGACGTCGTCCCCGTGGGGGCCGTCCGACGCGGGCATGGCGTGCACGCGCTTCGGGTCCAGGGGTACGGCGTCGAGCAGGGCCTCGCGGGCCTGCGTGTCATTGCGTTCCGGGTCGCCCTCGGGCAGGTAGCGCTCGTCGCCCCACCACAGCTCCAGGCGGCCCCAGTCGATGGCGTCCCGGGCGGGCGCTGCGGCCAGGGCGGCCAGCAGGCCGTTGCCGTTGCGGCCACCCGTGAGGACCACCGACGCCGAGCCCCGGGAGGCCTGCGCGTCCACGATCTTGGTGATCAGACGGGCCGCGGCGGCCTGGGCCATCAGCTCCTTGTCGTGGTGCACGACCAGTTGCGGGGTGCTCACTTCGCCGCCTTCCCGTTCCCGGACAGGCCGGAGGGGACCGGCTTCAGCGATGCCGACGGCGAGCCTTGCGGCCCGTGCGCCCCGGGAGCTTGCGCAGCGCCCTCGACAGGGGCTTCGACGGCGAGCTCGGTGGAGACTGCGGACGGTCCTCCGGAGACGGGTTCTCCTTTGACGGGTTCTCCCTCTGCGCCAGAACCTTCTGCTCCGGAACCTTTGGCGTCGGCACCTTCCGTGCCGGCACCTTTGGCATCGGGACCCGGTTGCGGAAAGGGCACCGACGGGTTCAGCCGTTCCACCCCGAAGCGCAGCGCGGAGGCGTACGTGTCGTCCGGGTCCAGCCTGCGCAGCTCCTCCGCGATCAGCTCGGCCGTGTCCCGGCGCTTGAGCGCCACCGCACGGTCCGGCTGTCCCTGGATGGAGAGCGTGGCGAGCGAGCCGTCCGCACGGTCCAGCACGATCGGACCGCTGTCCGTGTGCATGCGTACCGCCGTGAGGCCGGGACCGCTCGACAGTGAACGCTTCACCGGCACGTCCAGCCGGTCCGCCAGCCACATCGCCAGCAGCTCGCAGCTCGGGTTGAACTCCTCGCCCTCCACCTCCACGGCCTCCACCTTGCAGGTGACCTGGTCGAGCGCGGCGGCCAGCATCGAACGCCACGGTGTGATGCGGGTCCAGGAGAGGTCGGTGTCGCCCGGCGTGTAGGTGTCGGCGCGCGCCGTCAGCTCGCGCACCGGCTGCTCGGAGGAGTACGTGTCGGTGACCCGCCGCTGGGCGAGCGCCCCGAGCGGGTCCCCGGCCGGGTCGAGCGGCGCGTCCACCGGCCACCAGACGACGACGGGCGCGTCCGGCAGCAGCAGCGGAAGGACCACCGACTGGGCGTGGTCGACGATCTCGCCGTACAGCCGCAGCACCACCGTCTCGCCGGTGCCCGCGTCCGCGCCCACCCGCACCTCGGCGTCGAGGCGGGACTGGGTGCGGTCACGGGGACTGCGCGACACCCGCTTGACGACCACCAGCGTGCGCGAAGGGTGCTCGCGGGACGCGTCGTTGGCGGCCTTGAGGGCGTCGTAGGCGTTCTCCTCGTCCGTGACGATGACCAGGGTGAGCACCATGCCGACGGCCGGTGTGCCGATGGCCCGGCGCGCCTTGACCAGCGCCTTGTTGATCTTGCTGGCGGTGGTGTCGGTGAGGTCTGTCTTCATGGCCGGCGCCAGCTCCGTCCCTCTCGTGCGAGCATTTCGTCGGCCTCGACCGGGCCCCAGGTACCGGAGGGGTACTGGGCGGGCTTGCCGTGCGTGTCCCAGTACTCCTCGATCGGGTCGAGGATCTTCCAGGACAGCTCGACCTCCTCCGTGCGGGGGAAGAGGTTCGAGTCGCCGAGCAGGACGTCGAGGATCAGGCGCTCGTACGCCTCGGGCGAGGACTCCGTGAACGACTCGCCGTAGGCGAAGTCCATGGACACGTCCCGGATCTCCATCGAGGTGCCCGGCACCTTGGAGCCGAAGCGGACGGTGACGCCCTCGTCGGGCTGGACGCGGATGACGATCGCGTTGGAGCCGAGCTCCTCGGTGGCCGTCGTGTCGAAGGGGGAGTGCGGCGCCCGCTGGAAGACCACCGCGATCTCGGTGACCCGGCGGCCGAGGCGCTTGCCGGTGCGCAGGTAGAACGGCACTCCGGCCCAGCGCCGGTTGTCGATCTCCACCTTGATGGCCGCGTACGTGTCGGTCTTGGACTGCGGGTCGATGCCGTCTTCCTGGAGGTAGCCGACCGCCTTCTCGCCGCCCTGCCAGCCGGCCGCGTACTGTCCGCGCACGGTGTCCCGGCCCAGGTCCTTCGGCAGCTTCACCGCGCCGAGCACCTTGGTCTTCTCCGCGGCCAGCGCGTCCGCGTCGAAGGAGGCCGGCTCCTCCATGGCCGTGAGGGCCATGAGCTGGAGCAGGTGGTTCTGGATGACGTCACGGGCGGCGCCGATGCCGTCGTAGTAGCCCGCCCGGCCGCCGATGCCGATGTCCTCGGCCATGGTGATCTGGACGTGGTCCACGAAGGACCGGTTCCAGATCGGCTCGAACATCGTGTTGGCGAAGCGCAGCGCCAGGATGTTCTGGACGGTCTCCTTGCCCAGGTAGTGGTCGATGCGGAAGACCTGGTCCGGGGCGAAGACCTCCTCGACGGTCGCGTTGAGCTCCTCGGCCGACTTGAGGTTGTGGCCGAAGGGCTTCTCGATGACCGCGCGCCGCCAGGAGCCGCTCGACTGGTCGGCCAGCCGGTGCTTCTTCAGCTGCTGGATGACCACTGGGAAGGCGGACGGCGGCACGGACAGGTAGAAGGCGAAGTTGCCGCCGGTGCCCTGGGCCTTGTCGAGTTCGTCGATGGTGTCGCGCAGCCGCTCGAACGAGTCGTCGTCGTCGAAGGTGCCCTGGACGAAGCGCATCCCCTGGATGAGCTGCTGCCAGACCTCCTCGCGGAACGGCGTTCTGGCGTGCTCCTTGACGGCGTCGTGGACGACTTCCGCGAAGTCCTCGTTCTCCCAGTCCCGCCGGGCGAAGCCGACCAGCGAGAAGCCCGGCGGCAGCAGACCCCGGTTCGCGAGGTCGTACACGGCGGGCATGAGCTTCTTTCGTGACAAATCGCCCGTGACGCCGAAGATGACCAGGCCCGACGGCCCCGCGATACGCGGGAGCCGTCGGTCGGCAGGGTCACGCAGCGGATTGCTGCTCGACAAGATCTCAGCCCTCCGAGGGGGCGAGGCGCTGAAGCTCCGCCTCGGTCGACTTGAGCAGGTCGTTCCAGGCCGCCTCGAACTTCTCGACGCCCTCGTCCTCCAGGAGCTGGACCACCTCGTCGTAGGAGATCCCGAGCTTCTCGAGCGCGTCGAGGTCGGCGCGCGCCTGCTCGTAGGTGCCCGCGACGGCGTCGCCGCGGATCTCGCCCTGCTCCTCGGTGGCGAACAGGGTCGCCTCCGGCATGGTGTTCACCGTGTTCGGCGCGACCAGTTCCTCGACGTACATGGTCTTCTTGTACGCGGGGTCCTTGACGCCGGTCGAGGCCCACAGCGGACGCTGCTTGTTCGCGCCGGCGTTCTCCAGCTTCGCCCAGCGCTCGCCCGAGAAGACCTCCTCGTACGCCTGGTAGGCCAGGCGCGCGTTGGCCACGCCGGCCTTGCCGCGGGCGGCCTTGGCCTCGTCGGTGCCGAGCGCGTCGATGCGCTTGTCGATCTCGGTGTCCACGCGGGACACGAAGAAGGACGCCACGGAGTGGATCTTCGACAGGTCCAGGCCCCGCTCCTTGGCCTTCTCCAGGCCGGCCAGGAAGGCGTCCATGACCAGGCGGTAGCGCTCCAGCGAGAAGATCAGCGTGACGTTGACGCTGATCCCGAGGCCGATGACCTCGGTGATCGCGGGGATGCCGGCCTGGGTGGCCGGGATCTTGATGAGGGTGTTGGGGCGGTCGACGAGCCAGGCGAGCTGCTTGGCCTCGGCGACGGTCGCCTTGAGGTTGTGCGCCAGGCGCGGGTCGACCTCGATCGAGACCCGGCCGTCCTGTCCGTTCGTCGCGTCGAAGACCGGGCGCAGGATGTCGGCGGCGTCGCGGACGTCCGCCGTCGTGATCATGCGGAGGGCCTCTTCGACGGACACCTTGCGGAACGCCAGGTCCGACAGCTGCTGGTCGTAACCGTCGCCCTCGGAGATCGCCTTCTGGAAGATCGAGGGGTTGGTGGTGACGCCCACGACGTGCTGCTGGTCGATCAGCTCGGCGAGGTTGCCGGACGTGATCCGCTTGCGCGACAGGTCGTCCAGCCAGATCGCCACGCCTTCCTCGGAGAGGCGCTTGAGTGCGTCTGTCATGGAATTACATCTCCTAAGTCGTATGTGAGCGTCAGCGCTGGGCGGCGGCGAGAGATTCCCGTGCCTGCGCGGCCACGTTCTCGCCGGTGAAGCCGAACTCCCGGAAGAGGACCTTGGCGTCCGCGGAAGCACCGAAGTGCTCCAGGGAAACGATGCGGCCGGCGTCCCCCACGTACTTGTGCCAGGTGAGACCGATACCCGCCTCGACCGCGACACGGGCCCTCACGGACGGGGGCAGGACGCTGTCCCGGTACCCCTGGTCCTGCTCCTCGAACCACTCCACGCACGGCATCGAGACGACACGCGTCGGCACACCGTCGGCCTGGAGCTGCTCACGCGCCTCGACGGCCACGTGCACCTCGGAACCGGTGGCGATCAGGATGACCTCCGGCTCACCGCCTTCGGCCTCGAACAGGACGTAACCGCCCTTGACCGCGCCCTCGTTGCCCTCGTACGTCGGCACGCCCTGACGGGTCAGCGCCAGGCCGTGCGGGGCGCCCTTGCCGAACTCCTTGGTCCAGCGCCGCAGGATCTCGCGCCAGGCGATCGCGGTCTCGTTGGCGTCCGCCGGGCGCACCACGTTCAGGCCGGGGATCGCGCGCAGCGAGGCCAGGTGCTCGACCGGCTGGTGGGTCGGGCCGTCCTCGCCCAGACCGATGGAGTCGTGCGTCCACACGTACGTCACCGGCAGGTGCATCAACGCCGAGAGCCGGACGGCGTTGCGCATGTAGTCGGAGAAGACGAGGAACGTACCGCCGTAGATGCGGGTGTTGCCGTGCAGCGCGATGCCGTTCATCTCCGCGGCCATGGAGTGCTCGCGGATACCGAAGTGGATCGTGCGGCCGTACGGGTCCGCCTCCGGCAGCGGGTTGTCCGCCGGGAGGAAGGAGGAGTTCTTGTCGATCGTCGTGTTGTTCGAGCCCGCGAGGTCGGCGGAGCCGCCCCACAGCTCGGGGATCACGGCGCCGAGGGCCTGGAGGACCTTGCCGGAGGCGGCACGGGTGGCGACACCCTTGCCCGGCTCGAAGACCGGGATCGCCGACTCCCAGTCCTTGGGCAGCTCACCCGCGGCGACCCGCTCGAACTCGGCCGCGCGCTCGGGGTTGTTGTTGCGCCACTCCTGGAAGGACTTCTCCCACTCGGCCTTCGCCTGACGGCCGCGCTCCAGCGCCTGCCGGGTGTGGTTGATGACCTCGTCGGAGACCTCGAACGACTGCTCGGGGTCGAAGCCGAGGACCCGCTTGGTGGCCGCGACCTCGTCGTCGCCGAGCGCCGAGCCGTGGGCGGCCTCGGTGTTCTGGGCGTTCGGGGCGGGCCAGGCGATGATCGAGCGCATCGCGATGAAGGACGGCCGGTCGGTGACCGCCTTGGCCTTCTCGATCGCCTCGAAGATCGCGACCGGGTCGAGGTCGCCGTTGGCCTGCGGCTCGACACGCTGCACGTGCCAGCCGTACGCCTCGTACCGCTTGGCGGTGTCCTCGGACACGGCCGTCTCGGTGTCGCCCTCGATCGAGATGTGGTT from Streptomyces sp. CC0208 carries:
- a CDS encoding thioredoxin domain-containing protein; amino-acid sequence: MALTATLVGAVLAGCGQRGTPPEDAYSGLESVPEKLDPDGTTITVGNPHAPVTVHLYEDPRCPVCEEFESTGAGPELQEATVRGEARTEYTMASFLDARLGGSGSKKAVNALRAALAQGRFAEYHQVLYRHQPEEAEDGFTDARLLELAEQVEGLRGPAFDSAVKDMKYRAFVTASEKAYESAGGSEEPGGPGTPTAVINYVRIPADYNGLLFDAPLFSNLLRQIRKAPGEWGAYDFPEVTGTPGLS
- the pgl gene encoding 6-phosphogluconolactonase, which encodes MSTPQLVVHHDKELMAQAAAARLITKIVDAQASRGSASVVLTGGRNGNGLLAALAAAPARDAIDWGRLELWWGDERYLPEGDPERNDTQAREALLDAVPLDPKRVHAMPASDGPHGDDVEAAAAAYAEELARAAGPENHGAVPTFDVLMLGVGPDTHVASLFPELPAVRETERTVVGVHGAPKPPPTRVSLTLPAIRAAREVWLLAAGEDKAQAAAIALSGAGEIQAPAAGARGRARTLWLLDSAAASQLPRSLYPPASS
- the opcA gene encoding glucose-6-phosphate dehydrogenase assembly protein OpcA, with translation MKTDLTDTTASKINKALVKARRAIGTPAVGMVLTLVIVTDEENAYDALKAANDASREHPSRTLVVVKRVSRSPRDRTQSRLDAEVRVGADAGTGETVVLRLYGEIVDHAQSVVLPLLLPDAPVVVWWPVDAPLDPAGDPLGALAQRRVTDTYSSEQPVRELTARADTYTPGDTDLSWTRITPWRSMLAAALDQVTCKVEAVEVEGEEFNPSCELLAMWLADRLDVPVKRSLSSGPGLTAVRMHTDSGPIVLDRADGSLATLSIQGQPDRAVALKRRDTAELIAEELRRLDPDDTYASALRFGVERLNPSVPFPQPGPDAKGAGTEGADAKGSGAEGSGAEGEPVKGEPVSGGPSAVSTELAVEAPVEGAAQAPGAHGPQGSPSASLKPVPSGLSGNGKAAK
- the zwf gene encoding glucose-6-phosphate dehydrogenase → MSSSNPLRDPADRRLPRIAGPSGLVIFGVTGDLSRKKLMPAVYDLANRGLLPPGFSLVGFARRDWENEDFAEVVHDAVKEHARTPFREEVWQQLIQGMRFVQGTFDDDDSFERLRDTIDELDKAQGTGGNFAFYLSVPPSAFPVVIQQLKKHRLADQSSGSWRRAVIEKPFGHNLKSAEELNATVEEVFAPDQVFRIDHYLGKETVQNILALRFANTMFEPIWNRSFVDHVQITMAEDIGIGGRAGYYDGIGAARDVIQNHLLQLMALTAMEEPASFDADALAAEKTKVLGAVKLPKDLGRDTVRGQYAAGWQGGEKAVGYLQEDGIDPQSKTDTYAAIKVEIDNRRWAGVPFYLRTGKRLGRRVTEIAVVFQRAPHSPFDTTATEELGSNAIVIRVQPDEGVTVRFGSKVPGTSMEIRDVSMDFAYGESFTESSPEAYERLILDVLLGDSNLFPRTEEVELSWKILDPIEEYWDTHGKPAQYPSGTWGPVEADEMLAREGRSWRRP
- the tal gene encoding transaldolase, which encodes MTDALKRLSEEGVAIWLDDLSRKRITSGNLAELIDQQHVVGVTTNPSIFQKAISEGDGYDQQLSDLAFRKVSVEEALRMITTADVRDAADILRPVFDATNGQDGRVSIEVDPRLAHNLKATVAEAKQLAWLVDRPNTLIKIPATQAGIPAITEVIGLGISVNVTLIFSLERYRLVMDAFLAGLEKAKERGLDLSKIHSVASFFVSRVDTEIDKRIDALGTDEAKAARGKAGVANARLAYQAYEEVFSGERWAKLENAGANKQRPLWASTGVKDPAYKKTMYVEELVAPNTVNTMPEATLFATEEQGEIRGDAVAGTYEQARADLDALEKLGISYDEVVQLLEDEGVEKFEAAWNDLLKSTEAELQRLAPSEG
- the tkt gene encoding transketolase, producing MSTKPTTTDLEWTELDQRAVDTARVLAADAVQKVGNGHPGTAMSLAPAAYTLFQKVMRHDPADPDWVGRDRFVLSAGHSSLTLYTQLYLAGFGLELDDLKSFRTWGSKTPGHPEYGHTKGVETTTGPLGQGVANAVGMAMAARYERGLFDPEAPEGTSPFDHFVFAIAGDGCLQEGISAEASSMAGHQKLGNLILLWDDNHISIEGDTETAVSEDTAKRYEAYGWHVQRVEPQANGDLDPVAIFEAIEKAKAVTDRPSFIAMRSIIAWPAPNAQNTEAAHGSALGDDEVAATKRVLGFDPEQSFEVSDEVINHTRQALERGRQAKAEWEKSFQEWRNNNPERAAEFERVAAGELPKDWESAIPVFEPGKGVATRAASGKVLQALGAVIPELWGGSADLAGSNNTTIDKNSSFLPADNPLPEADPYGRTIHFGIREHSMAAEMNGIALHGNTRIYGGTFLVFSDYMRNAVRLSALMHLPVTYVWTHDSIGLGEDGPTHQPVEHLASLRAIPGLNVVRPADANETAIAWREILRRWTKEFGKGAPHGLALTRQGVPTYEGNEGAVKGGYVLFEAEGGEPEVILIATGSEVHVAVEAREQLQADGVPTRVVSMPCVEWFEEQDQGYRDSVLPPSVRARVAVEAGIGLTWHKYVGDAGRIVSLEHFGASADAKVLFREFGFTGENVAAQARESLAAAQR